One window of Leptospira wolbachii serovar Codice str. CDC genomic DNA carries:
- a CDS encoding MFS transporter — translation MKKNLSLAIFKHRDFRFFIVARFFMVLAINIQATIVGWQVYELTGSVLDLGLVGLFEAIPSIVVSLYAGHLADLRDRRNIIVICLFFLLACSLTLFAFTGPLSFLLVTYKAYPIFLVILVSGIARGFISPAIFSFVTQLVPREHYPHSAAWMGTSFQAGAVIGPALGGIVYGSFGMQMAYGLDSVCIGLPFLLFFWINKRSLPERKEKEALKDSLLKGLRFVLKNEIMLGAMALDMFAVLFGGAVALLPVYAKDILFVGSEGLGYLRAAPSLGALLMAYYLTYKPPLEKSGRVLLFCVFGFGVCMLVFGLSESFLLSLFALFLSGVFDSVSVVVRSTIMQTMTPEEMRGRVSAINKVFIGSSNEIGAFESGVSAKILGPVGSVVFGATMTILIVFFTFRLSPKLKELELKDWV, via the coding sequence ATGAAGAAAAACCTTTCTTTGGCCATTTTCAAACACCGCGACTTTCGTTTTTTTATCGTAGCAAGGTTTTTTATGGTCCTTGCGATCAACATTCAAGCAACCATTGTTGGTTGGCAAGTTTATGAACTCACGGGAAGTGTCTTAGACTTAGGTCTCGTTGGTCTTTTTGAAGCAATACCTTCTATTGTGGTTTCTCTCTATGCAGGACACCTAGCAGACCTTAGAGATCGTCGAAATATCATTGTTATTTGTTTATTTTTTTTACTCGCTTGTTCCCTCACGCTATTTGCATTTACCGGCCCTCTTTCTTTTTTACTTGTTACATACAAAGCATATCCAATATTTTTAGTCATTTTAGTTTCAGGCATTGCTCGAGGTTTCATCTCCCCTGCTATCTTTAGTTTTGTGACACAACTGGTTCCCAGAGAACACTACCCTCATTCTGCTGCATGGATGGGAACATCCTTTCAGGCGGGTGCGGTGATTGGTCCGGCCCTCGGTGGAATTGTGTATGGAAGTTTTGGAATGCAAATGGCTTATGGGCTTGACTCCGTTTGTATTGGCCTTCCCTTTTTACTTTTCTTTTGGATAAACAAACGTAGTCTTCCAGAGCGAAAAGAAAAAGAAGCCCTGAAGGATAGCCTCCTCAAAGGCCTTAGGTTTGTTTTGAAAAATGAGATTATGTTAGGTGCCATGGCTCTGGACATGTTTGCGGTTCTTTTTGGAGGAGCTGTGGCTCTTCTTCCAGTCTATGCAAAAGATATTCTATTTGTTGGATCCGAAGGGCTTGGATATTTACGTGCCGCACCTTCACTCGGAGCCCTTCTTATGGCCTATTACCTCACATACAAACCACCACTCGAAAAATCAGGTAGAGTTTTGTTATTCTGCGTGTTTGGTTTTGGGGTTTGTATGCTCGTGTTTGGCCTTTCAGAGTCCTTTCTTTTGTCCTTGTTTGCCTTATTTCTTTCGGGAGTATTTGATAGTGTTTCTGTTGTGGTTCGCTCCACCATTATGCAAACCATGACTCCCGAAGAGATGCGTGGCCGTGTCAGTGCGATCAATAAAGTATTTATTGGTTCCTCCAATGAAATTGGTGCCTTTGAATCAGGAGTTTCCGCAAAAATCCTAGGGCCCGTGGGTTCTGTTGTTTTTGGAGCAACAATGACGATACTTATTGTATTTTTCACCTTCCGGTTATCTCCTAAGTTGAAAGAGTTAGAACTGAAAGACTGGGTTTAA
- a CDS encoding LA_2168 family protein gives MVRTIIVISLLFYTSPGYGVGIEVGILGYELFLKETSVKKNQTPGWDLQMDQMGSDFQNVSYLNRTSDKSMLVGLKDKSRRDRIVWDIDIQLTTGKETGLKPFYFGKNNYIGYETSKFLFGVGRREHKFRPMSFQTSYDGGEGLFLEFLPQPNLTLQFFLWDQYSGALLFNKDRFHSLLPHSQKGKTFFPAESEPNETRLSHHRRHSIGIVYGDYLSLRMGVQYIELGTWGRHVKDSPRETKNSGADGDSLVNGNLGLGFDADLFEVQFDFLWAKGNDRTSSKIATTPGSIPISGEAIQWGAEFKFGDFLLRSSHFLSDREERNSKNQIIKEGYISLGAHPGQTPYISQIFQIFPSAAVTESGYEKNFAFRNGRCFGYLSELVLQFTYHQFVAKMVGSYFLPYRLGGASDGRISFQKRDFEVFSIGEGLLELSLKEDSSFELGIGFSQLFLPESIPIKSNFGYIFGRLEI, from the coding sequence CTGGTCCGCACTATTATCGTAATATCTTTGTTATTCTATACTAGTCCCGGATATGGAGTGGGAATCGAAGTTGGGATTTTGGGATATGAATTGTTTTTAAAAGAAACAAGTGTTAAAAAAAATCAAACTCCTGGTTGGGATTTACAAATGGACCAGATGGGTTCTGATTTCCAGAACGTTTCTTATCTTAATAGAACTTCAGACAAATCTATGTTAGTTGGTCTTAAGGACAAAAGTCGGAGAGATCGAATCGTTTGGGATATCGACATCCAACTAACGACTGGGAAAGAAACAGGGCTAAAACCCTTTTATTTCGGAAAAAATAATTATATAGGGTATGAGACATCGAAGTTCCTTTTTGGTGTAGGTCGTCGAGAGCATAAGTTTCGACCTATGAGTTTTCAGACTAGTTATGATGGGGGTGAAGGTCTTTTTTTAGAATTCCTACCTCAGCCTAACTTAACCCTACAGTTTTTTCTTTGGGACCAGTATTCGGGAGCTTTATTATTCAATAAGGATAGGTTCCATTCCTTACTACCGCATTCACAAAAGGGAAAAACTTTTTTCCCTGCAGAATCAGAACCAAACGAAACCAGACTTAGCCACCATCGTAGACATTCCATTGGGATAGTGTATGGAGACTATCTATCTCTTCGTATGGGCGTGCAATACATAGAACTGGGAACTTGGGGACGGCATGTCAAAGACAGTCCCAGGGAGACTAAGAATTCCGGAGCCGATGGAGATTCTTTGGTCAATGGTAATTTGGGCCTAGGATTCGATGCTGACTTATTTGAAGTACAATTTGATTTTCTCTGGGCTAAGGGAAACGATCGCACAAGTTCCAAGATTGCAACCACACCTGGTTCGATTCCGATTTCGGGTGAGGCAATCCAATGGGGAGCCGAATTTAAGTTTGGCGATTTTTTGCTTCGTAGTTCGCACTTCCTTTCTGACAGAGAAGAAAGAAATTCAAAAAACCAAATCATCAAAGAGGGTTACATTTCCTTAGGAGCCCATCCAGGCCAAACCCCATACATTTCGCAAATCTTTCAGATCTTTCCCTCTGCAGCAGTGACCGAGTCTGGATATGAAAAAAACTTTGCCTTTAGAAATGGAAGATGTTTCGGCTATTTAAGTGAACTTGTCCTACAATTCACCTACCATCAGTTCGTTGCAAAGATGGTAGGTTCCTACTTTCTACCTTACAGGTTGGGTGGTGCCTCTGATGGAAGGATTAGTTTTCAAAAAAGAGATTTCGAAGTTTTTTCTATAGGAGAGGGACTATTGGAACTCTCCTTAAAAGAAGATTCTTCTTTTGAACTTGGAATTGGATTCTCTCAATTATTTCTACCTGAATCCATCCCCATCAAATCAAACTTTGGATATATATTTGGGAGATTAGAGATATGA
- a CDS encoding phospholipase D-like domain-containing protein produces the protein MKNYLRTLSLFSSILVLFCQKPKQKTDLSWLLVSTSPISELYFSYPGREVAEEKKRMVKEALLSEIRKAKISIRAYLYSIDDYEILTELYIKKRMGVQIQLFGDKEEDYSELESLGLEIQRWSGSGIHHTKIWIFDGIRFFTGTGNYTTHGLYTDHNVFWTQSISYGEAEGIISTLEGRNPRGYFHIGSLQYWVSPEAGLEVQQQLLDAVDSAKHSIKYLIYSHYDPVFSLKLLEASRRGVRVEGIYNGPMSSNPEGIYLSQHLEFPSQIWEDGNVDFVYKNDRYLGGLLHHKTMLVDDQFVYTGSYNYSVSARDKNKEVFVKMNHPSITEEFLSEWKRILWVALPITNSSVSSGGSSTNTENQLRMYSLERFQNSLFQTNVLFNSEGFFDTNSNALSSAYRQTLGLSGVIRSKVGERFEFSFYGTDPIWEESNGSSLHLYLQNYFLGTKVSLSSGEKILSLSLWDGSHPKEKFVLDSNSTILGQTDFWKGKNLWIWVQTENENLSFCHTKEKTKPPEWMVFLKNRLEVMGKISPVCSND, from the coding sequence ATGAAGAATTATCTAAGGACTCTTTCTTTGTTTTCTTCTATATTGGTTCTGTTTTGTCAGAAGCCAAAACAGAAAACTGACCTTTCTTGGCTTCTGGTTTCTACTTCTCCTATTTCAGAGTTATACTTTTCCTATCCAGGCAGGGAGGTAGCGGAAGAGAAAAAGAGAATGGTAAAGGAGGCCTTACTTTCAGAGATTCGAAAAGCAAAAATTTCCATTCGGGCTTATTTGTATTCGATAGATGATTATGAAATCCTTACCGAACTTTATATAAAAAAACGGATGGGAGTCCAGATCCAGTTGTTTGGTGATAAGGAAGAAGATTATAGTGAATTGGAGTCACTTGGTCTTGAAATACAGAGATGGTCTGGATCAGGAATTCATCACACAAAGATTTGGATCTTTGACGGGATTCGTTTTTTTACAGGGACCGGAAATTACACCACTCACGGTCTCTATACAGATCACAATGTCTTCTGGACACAGAGCATTTCTTATGGAGAGGCAGAAGGTATCATTTCTACTCTTGAAGGTAGAAATCCTCGAGGATACTTTCATATAGGTTCCTTGCAGTATTGGGTTTCCCCGGAGGCAGGTCTTGAAGTTCAGCAACAATTGCTGGATGCTGTGGACTCTGCCAAACATTCAATAAAATATTTAATCTACTCTCATTACGATCCTGTGTTCAGTTTAAAACTACTCGAGGCAAGTAGAAGGGGAGTCCGGGTCGAAGGAATTTATAACGGACCTATGAGTTCTAATCCAGAAGGAATTTATCTCAGTCAACATCTAGAATTTCCATCCCAAATTTGGGAAGATGGAAATGTAGATTTTGTCTATAAAAATGATCGTTATTTGGGAGGATTGTTACATCACAAAACGATGTTAGTTGATGATCAATTTGTTTATACGGGTTCTTACAATTATTCTGTCTCAGCAAGAGATAAAAACAAAGAAGTCTTTGTTAAAATGAACCATCCCTCCATCACGGAAGAATTTCTTAGCGAATGGAAACGAATTTTGTGGGTTGCCCTTCCTATAACAAATTCCTCTGTGAGTTCAGGAGGATCGAGTACAAATACAGAAAACCAGCTCCGTATGTATTCCCTCGAGCGCTTTCAGAATTCACTTTTCCAAACCAACGTTTTATTCAATAGTGAAGGTTTTTTTGATACCAACTCAAATGCTCTCTCTAGCGCCTATCGCCAGACCTTGGGACTCTCTGGCGTGATTAGGTCCAAAGTCGGCGAACGGTTCGAATTTTCGTTTTATGGAACAGATCCCATTTGGGAGGAAAGTAATGGATCAAGTCTACACTTGTATTTACAAAACTATTTTTTAGGAACTAAGGTAAGTCTTTCAAGTGGAGAAAAGATTTTGTCACTCTCTCTTTGGGATGGGTCTCATCCAAAAGAAAAATTTGTTTTAGATTCAAATTCTACAATTTTAGGTCAGACGGATTTTTGGAAGGGAAAGAACTTATGGATTTGGGTTCAGACAGAAAATGAAAATCTTTCTTTTTGTCACACCAAAGAAAAAACGAAACCACCCGAATGGATGGTATTTCTTAAGAACAGACTCGAAGTTATGGGGAAAATCTCGCCAGTCTGTTCAAATGATTGA
- a CDS encoding FecR domain-containing protein encodes MRKSIAQSILVLIIVFSQFSLFAEGGETLEPITITVQKGETLSLISERHLSDPKRWPELLKHNKIPNPDLIKPGLSLVVPVFLRKAVVGVTEFVMGQVEWNGTGGKGPWVPLKLGQELHPNDQIKTSGKGKTDVHINNVGMVRILTNSHFEVKGEDKKGGPVTVALFKGSLDAKVTKSNPPTTEHKFNIVSPSSTAGVRGTEFRVELDEKLSSTISCFEGVVDVGAQGKTVELTQGMATFVEKGKTPVQPYKIPEAPRIREE; translated from the coding sequence ATGAGAAAGTCCATCGCACAGTCAATCTTAGTACTTATCATAGTATTCAGTCAGTTTTCGCTCTTTGCGGAAGGTGGCGAAACATTAGAGCCTATTACCATCACAGTCCAAAAGGGTGAAACACTCTCTTTGATCTCGGAAAGACATCTTTCTGATCCCAAACGCTGGCCAGAACTTCTTAAACATAACAAAATTCCCAATCCCGATTTAATCAAGCCGGGTTTATCCTTAGTCGTTCCTGTTTTCCTACGCAAAGCAGTCGTTGGTGTCACTGAGTTTGTGATGGGCCAAGTAGAATGGAATGGAACTGGTGGCAAAGGACCTTGGGTTCCCCTGAAATTGGGACAAGAACTCCATCCCAATGACCAAATCAAAACTAGTGGAAAAGGCAAAACCGATGTCCATATCAACAATGTGGGTATGGTGCGAATCTTAACCAATAGCCACTTTGAAGTCAAGGGTGAAGATAAAAAAGGCGGACCTGTGACGGTTGCTCTCTTCAAAGGAAGTTTGGATGCGAAAGTGACTAAATCCAATCCACCTACCACCGAACACAAGTTCAACATTGTAAGTCCTTCTTCCACAGCGGGAGTTCGCGGAACCGAATTCCGAGTAGAATTAGATGAAAAACTCAGCTCAACCATTTCGTGTTTTGAAGGAGTGGTGGATGTTGGTGCCCAAGGGAAAACTGTGGAGCTCACTCAAGGGATGGCAACTTTTGTAGAAAAAGGAAAAACTCCCGTACAACCTTATAAAATTCCAGAAGCACCACGCATAAGAGAAGAATAG
- a CDS encoding LIC12587 family lipoprotein: MKSILPLTLILALVVAFENCASNQGTLNTGVSKVNTGSHLAQIESIDADLKSSSLSDESRDKLVIRKGKLLLDLGKYDESISALNQVNQAKSNPVQLSEWNLTMGKAYVGKNEYSKAIQFLNQSERLDKNTNLMERKKLVVQSLVAEREYYPALATLTKTYTKGNQKKDEFYFETAAKTYLKMGFEYKNTGFYQKGLQVANLGLEEFPNNETLKSIQKECLEVLQPEGKL; the protein is encoded by the coding sequence ATGAAATCGATTCTCCCACTAACCCTCATTTTGGCGTTGGTAGTGGCATTTGAAAATTGCGCATCAAATCAAGGAACCCTGAATACAGGAGTTTCTAAAGTAAACACCGGGTCTCATTTGGCCCAAATCGAATCCATCGATGCTGATCTCAAATCCTCTTCTCTCTCTGACGAATCCCGAGACAAACTAGTGATCCGAAAAGGAAAACTTTTATTAGATCTTGGAAAATATGATGAATCTATCTCTGCCCTCAATCAAGTGAACCAGGCTAAGTCCAACCCGGTCCAGCTTTCTGAGTGGAACCTCACTATGGGAAAAGCCTATGTGGGAAAAAACGAATATTCTAAAGCCATCCAGTTTTTGAACCAATCCGAAAGATTAGACAAAAACACAAACCTTATGGAACGGAAAAAACTAGTGGTTCAATCCCTGGTAGCGGAACGGGAATACTATCCGGCTCTTGCGACTCTTACAAAGACTTATACCAAGGGGAACCAAAAGAAAGACGAATTCTATTTTGAAACTGCTGCGAAGACCTATTTGAAAATGGGCTTTGAATATAAGAATACAGGATTTTACCAAAAAGGTTTGCAAGTTGCCAATTTAGGATTGGAAGAATTTCCCAACAACGAAACTCTGAAGTCCATTCAGAAAGAGTGTTTGGAAGTGTTGCAGCCGGAGGGCAAACTCTAA
- a CDS encoding glutathione S-transferase family protein: protein MKLYGSITSPFVRRIRFLCLELGIPFTMVDTMTEAGQKELRDKNPLWKVPYAEIDDVKIWDSHTIIDYLFETKGSGNFRPKAGPHHYREANLQTAIDQALDNAILIFYLNKEGIKPDAAPYLTKNALRISSILDYIKRELNGHFFFTDGKVGLSEIALYTTLDWIRFRSVLPVEEDPVFAGFLNFHGQNKSWKETAPKQ from the coding sequence ATGAAATTATATGGTAGCATTACCTCTCCCTTTGTAAGAAGAATTCGTTTTCTCTGCTTGGAATTGGGGATTCCCTTTACGATGGTGGATACAATGACCGAGGCAGGTCAAAAGGAACTTCGGGACAAAAACCCACTTTGGAAAGTTCCTTACGCTGAGATTGACGATGTGAAAATTTGGGATAGCCATACCATCATCGACTATCTTTTTGAAACCAAAGGATCCGGGAACTTTAGACCCAAAGCAGGGCCCCACCATTACCGTGAAGCAAATTTACAAACAGCAATTGATCAGGCTCTCGACAATGCCATTCTTATCTTTTACTTAAACAAAGAGGGGATTAAACCTGATGCGGCTCCTTATTTAACCAAAAATGCACTGAGAATCAGCTCCATTTTGGATTATATCAAACGCGAGTTAAATGGTCATTTTTTCTTTACCGATGGGAAAGTGGGCCTCTCTGAAATTGCCTTATATACCACTCTTGATTGGATCCGGTTTCGATCCGTTTTGCCAGTGGAAGAGGACCCAGTTTTTGCAGGGTTTTTGAACTTCCATGGCCAGAACAAATCCTGGAAGGAAACGGCTCCTAAGCAATAA
- a CDS encoding NUDIX hydrolase: MKERKNWKDLYPTPIYTLASFDIKLPRSVEEKTYYVLKSKNWVNVVPVTKAGEILLIKQYRHGIGEDSLEIPGGIVDDGPGSELESAIRELREETGYATDTSNYKLLAKFSGNPAMFTNWSYSYVAQDVELVHDVEFDEGEDIEIVLKKPEEVKRLLLDGTIHHPQMAAALGIYFLQSLR; encoded by the coding sequence GTGAAAGAACGAAAGAACTGGAAAGATCTCTACCCTACTCCGATTTATACCCTTGCTAGTTTTGATATCAAACTTCCTCGTTCTGTGGAGGAAAAAACATACTATGTTCTAAAATCCAAAAATTGGGTGAATGTGGTGCCAGTGACAAAGGCAGGTGAGATTCTCCTCATCAAACAATACCGACATGGGATTGGAGAGGACAGTTTGGAAATTCCAGGAGGGATTGTGGATGATGGACCTGGATCCGAACTGGAATCTGCCATCCGAGAACTCCGTGAAGAAACAGGATATGCTACGGATACTTCTAACTATAAACTCCTCGCTAAATTTTCAGGTAACCCAGCCATGTTTACCAATTGGTCCTATTCCTATGTAGCACAGGACGTTGAGTTAGTTCACGATGTTGAATTTGATGAAGGGGAAGATATCGAAATTGTATTAAAGAAACCAGAGGAAGTGAAACGTCTGTTACTCGATGGTACGATTCACCACCCGCAAATGGCAGCAGCTCTCGGGATTTATTTTTTACAATCTCTGAGATAA
- a CDS encoding LBF_2017 N-terminal domain-containing protein → MKQKFLLSIGIVFLVFSSLVSKPKRELRVLIDAEPDANFELELWQEKPNESGDTIAPKPPESIQFKGNRIVVTPKDDFEYFRVRRLGEYGAKGFWTQVYSTNVDPGSPLSVPKEYVAKKVFVPKEEPKKITSVISTDSFIIVKEKNESIRYLTKDQLTLNPSDDASGVAEVHYQINGGHWNSAKSLTSVPIQEEGNYKFLYFALDKAGNKEPMQALEFIKDTTSPETKLEWIGPSSLGKGKTKFISPETKIKLSAKDRLSGPKDILVAYTCQSGTQTEFKPYVSEISVYDLKSVCKGSFQLFYYSVDQVGNEEAVKTLNFQLGSESN, encoded by the coding sequence ATGAAGCAAAAATTTTTACTGAGTATTGGAATCGTTTTTCTAGTTTTTAGTTCTCTAGTTTCTAAACCCAAAAGGGAACTTAGAGTTCTTATTGATGCAGAACCAGATGCTAATTTTGAATTAGAACTTTGGCAAGAAAAGCCAAATGAAAGTGGTGACACCATCGCTCCCAAACCTCCTGAATCCATTCAGTTTAAGGGAAATCGAATCGTTGTGACCCCAAAAGATGATTTTGAGTATTTCCGTGTTCGTAGGTTAGGTGAATACGGAGCAAAGGGTTTTTGGACACAAGTTTATTCGACAAATGTGGATCCAGGTTCCCCACTTTCTGTTCCCAAAGAATATGTGGCTAAAAAAGTTTTTGTCCCCAAAGAGGAACCAAAAAAAATCACCTCAGTAATTTCAACGGACAGTTTTATCATTGTTAAAGAGAAGAATGAGTCCATTCGGTATCTAACAAAAGATCAGTTGACTCTAAATCCTTCTGATGATGCTTCCGGCGTTGCGGAAGTTCATTACCAGATCAATGGCGGTCATTGGAACTCTGCAAAATCACTTACTTCTGTTCCTATCCAAGAAGAAGGGAATTATAAATTTTTATACTTCGCACTGGACAAGGCCGGAAACAAAGAACCTATGCAAGCCCTGGAATTTATTAAGGATACAACTTCTCCTGAAACAAAACTAGAATGGATCGGGCCAAGTTCCCTCGGGAAAGGGAAAACCAAATTTATTTCTCCAGAAACGAAAATCAAACTGAGTGCAAAGGATCGTCTAAGTGGCCCAAAAGATATTCTTGTTGCTTACACTTGTCAGTCGGGAACACAGACCGAGTTTAAACCTTATGTTTCTGAAATCTCTGTTTATGATTTAAAATCAGTATGTAAAGGTTCCTTCCAACTTTTTTACTACTCCGTGGACCAGGTAGGGAATGAAGAAGCAGTCAAAACTTTAAATTTTCAATTGGGTAGCGAATCCAATTGA
- a CDS encoding LIC11755 family lipoprotein codes for MRKQTLVFLLFFLGSCQNKDKAPFLLFGDGFTETPKLEFQYGSLEEARDLTENTSFTSFDSGIFCLHSLPISLYRLELGGKFKICWKTDEAVLNKWKQGFSLLDADSSEYPSWNLKGKGWAASLTEYGKWKKESDKVGVLLEWDSQIWSNGLVTYQTFAIPHPLFLQRTTELCEVVFPTKRLSASLNKRTLISLEFPCPDLIEIAEKIETQNEEWLSECEQTEPVVSELFRHSESSYQRFIEWENPKDSVICPSTHSLEWEKEGTIKSYHSDLFSKRTKLLLPGGIVLLSDDPGFSGILIPKEFLADLGTQTIVRWGNSEYHDSEFFFRQGNEFFSNQSKPISCRDQFQYWNSKDLFCGNPGLPNQMEREVKEGSPLGCQPDQIQITEFYPGNHFDSGMPIPAYFEFQNTGDNCDGSALDWIFEDRVYPLSATEWNLPKGATFLITRKLWLGWDLLEKEKPFSIPKVVFQIPNFIWEERKGKNRKEFQSVPPLHHLLRLKDQNRFSIVVGSQGEHPHGRKEASSNFLQYGFQISPGSVNNDLVESLPLDFLEYNPNQSPFLDFGFVGPEEGLVSFERENGNRYLFWKPNGIQFQTLATFPSLCNGENFYQLPEGFFSDSFSSLRYQGRESGGSVLFSWDPRIIKERTLGGTRSLHPEPNPFVFSRSLFPSNQCNSDFRSPGTSKHRSLEIERLTPAFTYLTNLPLGNQTEVRLGNGSANIPLVIQTSGGNTYTLSFGSPLPFFPEEQLYSYFSDPSLIQPKSFLERKGPVQLEAIYPNPKESQNEWIYLCNRSESAEDLSLYLVEDEMSTDELVSYQTRFTNSSPVGLGGQTFEYSSTILNPGHCAWIVDPDGKDWYFPIFHSESDLLLTVKSTQTIGNGISSGEFVQVRKKLGQTSKLISSFGHKESHSPFRIPVVTGEFLWLKSGAVGISPDDFEIFREEF; via the coding sequence ATGCGAAAACAAACCCTTGTCTTTCTTTTATTTTTCCTTGGTTCCTGCCAAAACAAAGATAAAGCTCCCTTCTTATTGTTTGGTGATGGTTTTACAGAAACACCAAAACTTGAATTCCAATATGGAAGTTTGGAAGAGGCTCGTGACTTAACTGAGAATACTAGTTTTACTAGTTTTGATTCTGGTATTTTTTGTCTCCATTCCCTTCCGATTTCTTTATACAGACTTGAGTTAGGTGGTAAATTTAAAATCTGTTGGAAAACGGACGAAGCCGTCTTAAACAAATGGAAGCAGGGTTTTTCTTTGTTGGATGCAGATTCAAGCGAATACCCTTCTTGGAATTTAAAAGGAAAGGGTTGGGCTGCTTCGCTCACTGAATATGGGAAGTGGAAAAAAGAATCTGACAAGGTAGGTGTCCTCTTAGAATGGGATTCCCAAATTTGGTCTAATGGTCTTGTCACCTATCAGACGTTTGCCATTCCACATCCTTTGTTTTTGCAAAGAACAACGGAACTTTGTGAAGTTGTTTTTCCCACAAAGAGACTTTCGGCTTCCCTAAACAAACGAACTTTAATTTCTTTGGAATTTCCTTGTCCTGATTTAATTGAAATCGCCGAGAAAATCGAAACACAAAATGAAGAGTGGTTATCCGAGTGTGAACAAACAGAACCTGTGGTATCCGAGCTATTTCGGCACTCAGAGTCTTCTTATCAAAGATTTATAGAGTGGGAGAATCCAAAAGATTCCGTGATTTGTCCGAGTACCCATTCTTTAGAATGGGAAAAGGAAGGAACAATAAAGTCATACCATTCGGATCTTTTCTCTAAACGAACCAAGTTACTATTGCCAGGAGGGATTGTCCTGCTTTCGGATGATCCTGGATTTAGTGGTATTCTCATTCCTAAAGAATTCCTCGCAGATTTAGGAACACAAACGATCGTTCGGTGGGGAAATTCGGAGTATCATGATTCGGAATTTTTCTTTCGTCAAGGAAATGAGTTTTTTTCCAACCAATCAAAGCCTATCTCTTGCCGGGACCAATTCCAATATTGGAATTCTAAAGATTTGTTTTGTGGCAATCCTGGCCTACCGAACCAGATGGAAAGAGAGGTAAAAGAAGGTAGTCCCCTTGGCTGCCAACCTGACCAAATTCAAATCACAGAATTCTATCCAGGGAACCACTTTGATTCTGGGATGCCAATCCCTGCCTACTTTGAATTTCAAAATACCGGAGACAATTGCGATGGTTCCGCCCTCGATTGGATTTTTGAAGATAGAGTCTATCCCCTGTCAGCTACTGAGTGGAATTTGCCAAAGGGAGCCACATTTCTAATTACAAGAAAACTTTGGTTAGGTTGGGACCTCTTAGAGAAAGAAAAACCTTTCTCCATCCCTAAAGTAGTATTCCAAATTCCGAATTTTATTTGGGAAGAGCGAAAAGGGAAAAATAGAAAAGAATTTCAGTCGGTTCCCCCTCTTCACCATTTACTTCGTTTGAAAGATCAAAATCGATTTTCGATTGTGGTTGGTTCTCAGGGAGAACACCCACATGGCAGAAAGGAAGCTTCATCCAATTTTTTACAATATGGATTTCAAATCAGTCCAGGGTCAGTAAACAATGATTTGGTGGAAAGTCTACCATTGGATTTTTTGGAATACAACCCCAACCAATCTCCCTTTTTGGACTTTGGATTTGTGGGTCCTGAGGAGGGACTTGTTTCTTTTGAAAGAGAAAATGGAAATCGGTATTTGTTCTGGAAACCGAACGGGATTCAATTTCAAACTTTGGCAACTTTTCCTTCCCTCTGTAATGGAGAGAATTTCTACCAATTGCCAGAAGGATTCTTTTCGGATAGTTTTAGTTCTCTTCGATACCAGGGAAGAGAAAGTGGAGGGTCAGTCCTTTTTTCCTGGGATCCAAGAATCATAAAGGAACGAACTTTAGGGGGAACTCGTTCCCTCCATCCAGAACCTAATCCTTTTGTGTTTTCTCGTTCCCTATTTCCATCGAACCAGTGTAACTCTGACTTTCGGAGTCCTGGGACGAGTAAACACCGCAGTTTGGAAATAGAGCGATTGACACCCGCATTCACTTATCTCACCAATCTTCCTTTAGGAAACCAAACAGAAGTAAGGCTTGGAAATGGTAGTGCTAACATACCACTGGTTATACAAACTTCAGGAGGGAATACCTATACTCTGAGTTTTGGATCTCCTCTTCCTTTTTTTCCTGAAGAACAACTCTATTCTTATTTTTCAGATCCTTCCCTCATCCAACCAAAAAGTTTTTTGGAACGTAAAGGGCCTGTCCAATTAGAAGCCATCTATCCCAATCCAAAGGAATCTCAAAACGAATGGATCTATCTCTGCAATCGATCGGAAAGTGCCGAAGATTTAAGTTTGTATTTGGTGGAAGACGAGATGAGCACCGACGAACTTGTGTCTTACCAAACTCGGTTTACCAATTCATCACCGGTGGGCCTCGGTGGGCAGACCTTCGAATATAGTTCAACAATACTAAACCCGGGTCATTGTGCCTGGATTGTCGATCCTGACGGTAAGGATTGGTATTTTCCGATCTTTCACTCGGAGTCGGATTTACTACTTACAGTCAAGTCAACCCAAACCATTGGAAACGGAATTTCCTCAGGGGAATTCGTCCAAGTCCGAAAGAAACTGGGGCAGACCTCCAAACTCATCTCCTCCTTTGGGCACAAGGAAAGCCATTCTCCTTTTCGTATCCCTGTAGTAACGGGGGAGTTCCTTTGGCTGAAATCTGGAGCCGTTGGAATCTCACCTGACGATTTTGAAATTTTTCGTGAGGAATTTTGA